A single window of Leishmania braziliensis MHOM/BR/75/M2904 complete genome, chromosome 27 DNA harbors:
- a CDS encoding DNA-directed RNA polymerase II-like protein — protein sequence MAVPHGMLISRNDITPDSLVDLPGDRKIVEQISNTMANSSLFKMEKEDHTLANLLRMKLHESPFVQIAGYRVPHPTKHNVELRVQTGSNGTDTPIPAPKKALQDAIDGCLKDLEMFEEQLRREAQLKGLEASPS from the coding sequence ATGGCGGTCCCTCATGGCATGCTGATTTCCCGCAACGACATCACCCCAGACAGTCTGGTGGACTTGCCGGGGGATCGTAAGATTGTGGAGCAGATCTCCAACACAATGGCCAATTCCTCCCTCTTCaagatggagaaggaggacCACACGCTAGCGAACCTCCTGCGCATGAAGCTGCACGAGTCTCCATTCGTGCAGATTGCCGGCTACCGCGTACCGCATCCCACAAAGCACAACgtggagctgcgcgtgcAGACGGGGTCAAACGGGACGGACACACCAATTCCTGCCCCGAAAAAGGCGCTGCAAGACGCGATCGACGGCTGCTTAAAAGATTTAGAAATGTTTGAGGAACAGCTGCGGCGCGAGGCACAACTCAAGGGCCTCGAGGCGTCCCCTTCATGA